Genomic segment of Salvia splendens isolate huo1 chromosome 12, SspV2, whole genome shotgun sequence:
gatttattcaataaaaattcTTTGCGTGGACGGTTACAGTGTGAACGCGTAGTATTGTTGatgataatagtaataatatcctattaaaaaactaaactaaaaagaCAAATAATGAGGTAAGAGGGTAATAACTAATAAATGATATTTGACAAGGTTCACGATTTTTTACTTAGTCTAGACAAAGGTCATCTTAAACAACGTTACGAGTATGTAAAAGAGATTAAATTTTTTGGGTCAAATTAATTGAATGAGTATTTCAAATTGAGGAAATACAAATGAATATGTATGAATTAAATTCGATACATACAATGATTgtggtttatttttatttttaaatttaagtttaataaaaaaaataactaacttttaatttatttaagggGAAAATATATTagatttattcaataaaaattcTTTGCGCCAACTGTTACAGCGTGAATTCGTAGTATTATTGatgataatattaataatatccTATTAGAAAAAGTAAACTAAAACGACAAATGTTGAGGTATTAAGAGGCAATAACTAATAAATGATATTCGACAAGGTTCCAGATTTTTAACTTAGTTGAGATTAAGGGCATCATTGACAACGTTGTGAgtccatatattttttaaattaaagagATTAAGATTTTTGGATCAAATTAATTGGATGAGTATTTCAAAGTGAGGAAATACAGATGAATATGTATTTCGTATTAATCAATTTAGATATGTGCGTTTTTTTCGTGcacattttgaaatttgaaaattaacaaaataattgaattaaattttaatttatttaaagttAAAGTAGActagatttatttattaaagtGATCTTGTGTGGGCAGTTACCATGTGAGTGTTAAGGGCTTCCTCCCTCAACAGCCCCCGATCTCTCTCCCGGCGGCAAACAAACTTCCCGGCGTCCTGTTTCAGGGTCGGCGGCGACACGAACTGATTGTGTGCGAGAGGCTTCCCCGTCAGGCAATCAAATTCGTAGGTTATTTCACAAGATATCAACGAGATGTTGGGCAGTCAATATTTTCATTCATGATAGGTTATGATTTACGAACAAAATGGCCCTATTTATATTCCCGatggttcgacctaatcctaaacatcgggaaagaaccaacaagaaaacccgacggagcttataattacgctcgactcaattgcaaaaataattaataaaatattccaaAATAAAAGACTAGTGTTCGACTCCtgcttaaaataaaataaagatatttaTGGAAGTAACTATTTGGCAACGAAGTTGCCGAATCTGCTCGGAGGCTTCGCGTTCCTTGTCGGCTTCGACTTCGCGATGCAAGCTTCCTCTCGAACTCCCTTTGTCCGCCTATCCTCGTCACTCTTTCTCCTCTGTTCCACTTTCGGTTCCTACTGTGCTTGTGGTTCAGTTGGGATCGTATCAGTGAGTGCATAGttttattgataataataataacaatgtCCTAttgaaaaaagtaaattaaaaacgACAAACAATGAGATATTACGAGGCAATGCGTTATAACTAATATTGGACAAGGTTTTAGGTTTTTTACTTAATTGAGACCAAGGGCATTATCGACAACTTTGTGAATTCATTGAAATTAAACAGATTAAATTTATGGGTCAAAATCAATGAATGATTGGTATTGCTGTGAAAATGCaaatgaatatttattaaaCATTTAGACACGTACAATAATTGTGCTTTTTTCGAGCACTTTATTAGTTttcaaattgaataaaataatttaactaaCTTAATATATTTAAAGTTAAACTATACTAGATTTATCTATTAAAAAGGCATTGTGTGGGCATTTACAATGTGAAtgcatagttttattattattaataataataataataataataataataatctattcaaaaaaattaaactaaagcGACGAACAATGAGATATTAAGAGGCGATAAGTAGTAAATGATATTGGATAAGGTTTCACGGATATTACTTGACTGAGACCAAGGGCATCATCAACAGTTATAAGTTCatgaatattttgaaattaaagaGATTAAATCTATGGGCcaaaattaattgaatgagTGATATTCCAAATTGTGAAAATACAAATGAATATGAATGAATCAATTTAGACATGTACCACAATTGTGCTTTTTCCGtgcactttttaaatttaaattttataaaataattcagttaatttttaatttaaagtaTAGATTTATCTATTAAAAAGGCCTTGTGTGGACAGTTATAATGCGAATGCATAGttttattgataataataataataatgtctTATTCAAAAAATGTAAACTAAAACGACAAACGATGAGATACTAAGAGGCAATAAGTAATAGTAGCCAGTGACGAAGCCACATTGGGGCCAGGGGTGCCCCTGGTCTCATCGCACCCCTAGCCCCCCATCAATTTTATTATTacctatatattatatattcaaTCAGCACTGTATATGTAATAAGCATGGCTCAGTTGGTTGGAGATGGTGTCTACATGCAGAAGTTTGAATCCTTGTGGCCACATATTGTGTTTCTCTTCCCTTTTTTTATGCTACATGTTTTTGTTCTCTTTTCTTACTACTTATATTCCAATTCTTTTAGCTTTTCTATTTGttcctctttttctttctatttatacaagataATGTGTATATTTCAATTCTAATAGCTTTTCTATTTGTTCTTTTTTACATCAATAATTagcttaattttaattttttgtcacttcataattaaaaattgtttccacctatattaaacttaaataaaaattgaaaatatattaaatataaactaTTTCGAGCCTTCCGACGACACCAACATCGAATGAACCCTATAATTATTAATAGTGACTTGTGCCCCATCGAAATAATTCTGGCTTCGCCACTGGTATTAGCGGACAAGGTTTCACAGTTTTTACTTAATTGAGACCAAGGGCATCATTGACAACATTGCGAGTTCatgaatattttgaaaatagagagattaaatttatgtgtaaaaattaattgaatgagTGATATTCTAAATTGTGAAAATACAAATGAATATGAATTAATCAACACGTGCAATTATTGTGCTTTTTCTGtgcattttttaaaatgtaaatttaataaagtaatttaattaacttttaattcatttaaatttaaagtaCACTACAAGCTTTTTCTATATTTCAGATCTCCTATTGCCCAGTGGAAAAACGCAACCACACATAATTGTTATCTCAAGTTCGACTCCATTCTCACTAGTGCATGATctccttttcttttcccttAATTAATTGTGTTcctattttcttaattattctatttatttatataattatttgagttcttattttcttttctagatATTAGGGTGCTATTTTAATTGTTagtatgatttttaatattattttgtttttattgttgTATGTAATATCATTAGTCATTCAACACTTACcttaataataatttcttactacttttttgttgttttatttttaatgtcattttattttcattgttcAAAGTAATTATTTATCGTACAATTCGTAtcctaaataaaaaatttcagatAGGCCCATGCCTAAGTGAGGGGGCTTGCACGTGAGGCACGAGACTCACAAGAGAGCTCAGTGTAAAGGGAAAAGTTGTGAGATATGCATATATgctttgtttttattattttagttttattcttttattatagtagtatatattatgTTAACAATAACCAGGTTATATAATAGgaataaacaatttttaattatgtaattattatTTCAACTagcataaatttttaaaattggtaacaaaatcataattttaatttattcacacaataattaattacaatatAGTATAACGAATATATACTATgccaaattatataaaataaataatgatttttGTTACTATGACAAACTAtataatttaggaaataaataatgaaaagaTATGAGAAGATAAGAGGTTTCGCTATTCATACATAAATAACAAAATCATGAAATTACACTCCACATAATGAAGAAATTCCACGATTTAATGTCACATTTCATGAATTTTGAGCTAAAATTTGTAAGCATACCTCTTACCTGAAAAGTATCAAATCTCCAGCCAACTCAATCGGGAACGGACAATGAAGCCCAACTCAATTGGCAAGACGAGAACATCTTCGCAGTACCCTGTTTCAATAACATCATTCATCAGCACAGACAACACCGAACATCAAAATCATGTTTCATTTCATCAAACAAAAAAGATGCATATGAATATCAAGACATGCTCTATCTCAGGCATCAATCTTAAATCCCTCTATCGAAATCCTACTAAATCTCGGGCCTGATGGAGATTGGCCATCGAAGGGGATCCATTCTTCCACGACGATGGTCTGATGCATGGCAGGTGGCATCAAGATCACTCCCAATCGCATTGTCGTTGGCATTTGTTTCAACTACAAACGCCTTGCTGATTTGGTAAACCAACACCTCATTGCTCACCATAGACTCTTCTATTCGTTAAAACCAATTCGACCACCATTTTTTCACTAGCTCTGACGAACTATGGTTTTTGATTGAAGCATCTTAAAAATTGTCCGGTTTCTAGCCTTCTGACTCAGATGCTCATCTTTAGCTCGACACGAAGATGCTGCAAGACCACTCTGAATCCCATTGTCGATGGCATTTGTTTCAACTACAAACCACTGCTGATTTGGTAAACCAACACTTAAATCCCGTTCAACTACCCTTTCGTCACTGGCTCTGTGTGATCAGATGAACTACGAATTTGATTCTCTCAATATTGACGCGCTGAGCATCTGAAAGCCTTTCCACATGCAGAACGCTGGATGACGAACCTCAAAGCTCAACACAAAAATGTGTCTTTTTCCCACTTTCTGACTCAGATGATCGATTTCAGCTCGAAACAAAGTAGCTGCAATGCCAAAATTGCCAAGCTATAGGTAACTCCAAGCCACATAAAGTTCTATCAGTCTTTCGCTGTATCATAGTACACGAAAACAGTATGTTCAGTTCACCACATTCCTCTCATCTTCTCCAAATCATCCAAATCAACAACCAAACCAGTGCCACAGAATCAGAGAATACAACAGGGTTATCATCTTGCATTAGCTCCAAACATCACATATCGAATTTAAGATAGTCGAAACAACAAATTAACATAAATCCTAATAATCACAATGCATCTTAGCAAGCTTTCTGTGCTTACTGTTTATGTTATTCAAAATATAATCAACAAGGAATCTCAATAAGATCACAAAATTTTGCTCAAAGTAATCAATGCAAATGTGTAATCGAAGTCTAAAcacattattttttcaattaaacCCTAACTTAATCAAACCGCACATTTTCTCATAAACCTAATCGTTGTTGCAGAGTAAAATCAAACGAAATCTCACCGGAATCTCGAATTCCCCAATTATGTTTTACAGAACAAGGCCCAATTACTCTTTACAGAACAAAGGCCCAATTATGCTTTATTCATTGCCCAACAAAGAAACCAATCTCTCTCACTCCCTCACTATTCACGCCTGAGAATTCGCCGGCGACGGCAGCAACAGCGGCGCCGAAGCATATTATGCTGTTTGTCTTCTCTTAGCCATGAACGATTGATGATTTACAATACTCTGCATCTGGACGCTATTTCTCACCTTAAATCAGAATAAAATGGATGCTAAAGCATTGGCGAAATCGAAAAGAGCTCATTCACTGCATCATAAGAAGAAGCATCATTCACAGCAAGGGTTAAAGGCGTCTTCACCTTCAGCTGGTTCAGATTTTAAGCAGGCTAGTGAACGACCTGCAAAATCCGAAGGTCAGCAAGCTAAGGAGAGAACTTCACAATTTCAAAGCTCGAGAGAAATTCCTTCGAATTGGAATCGCTATGGTGATGCTGATTTCGGTTTGGCATCTGAAAACGCTCGGGAAATCTCAAGTCAGCTGACTGAGTTTGTGATGCCGAAAAGTAAAGGTGCAGACTATGCTCACATGATTTCAGAGGCTCAATTGGATTATTCTTCAGATCTTGTGCCTTTGTTCGATGATTTTATCGGCGGTATATCATTGATGCTTGAATTTATTTTGGCAATTAGGCTTAGTGATTGAATTTAGTATGGTAAAAGTTCATCTGTTTGTTGTGTATTGGCTGTTTAGACTGATAACTGTGAAGTTTAATTGCATTCATAACCATATTTTGAATTGAAACTTCATACTTTAATCCCAAGGAAGCTTGGTAGCATCAATGTGGCAAGGAACCAGGGCTTTAGGCTATCTTTTCAAGGAAGAATTTCGTAGTACAATGCTGTGTCGTGTGTACGTTTCTAGAACGAGGCATCGTTGTGGACATAACTGTGTTTCATGAGTCTAGTGATAAACACTATAGCATCACAGATATGACTACTTTTTGAAGATATTAGCAGGTGATTGATAAAAACATATTTAAGACTTTATGCAGGACTTTGGTTCGATGCTTGCTGCCAAGGGGCAAAGCATGCTCTCGTGGATTGCTGATGATAGTTTCGAGTTTGAAGGCAATGCAAGCATCACTCCGCAGGTGATTTTCTTTTGACTCGAACTGGTGAGCTAGTAGGTTAATAGATGAGAGCATCGTTTCTTATATGGAGTAACCGTCAAATTTGTTCTTTTGCACCAGTTCAAGGCAGGATCGTAGAATTAAATCAACTAGCTGACACACAATATGAATTCTCATATGTAATCCATAGCAATAGTAGTTTTATAGTCGCCTTTGTCATGACCCCTTAAGATCTATCGCTTAGAAGCgtgttttttttcttgtttgttCAAGAACACTTATTGGTTTAAGACTGATGAGAACATATCGGATTTGAGTAAACTATTCAGTATGTATGACATACTATATCTaccaaaaataatgaatatccCCTAATCCAGTTATCAGCCCGTGAAGATTCCCATTTGGCTATGAGAACATTTGATCTCAGTCTTCCATACAGATCATTTGTTTCTTTTCTTTGGTTGCTATACTTGTGGTGCTTTCATTGTATAGTTTTCTTACTGTTGTCTTAACTATGCAGGCACCGTTTCTTTCCCTTAATCTAGATGCCCTTGCCGAACAACTTGCAAAACAAAGCTGTCGGAGAGGTTATATCTACAATCAGACCTTTTACCCCTGGATCTGGTATCATGATTTCGTTTTTTTTTCCGTTCTCTGCTCATTCTTTGTTCCCCTTGTTTGCACATTTCGAAAATGCTACGATTGTATCATGAATGAGTTGCATGTGCGCAGTTTATATATCTTGTGAATCATAATAATTCTTGATAAACTCGGATTCCATGAACCACCACCATGCCTTGCCAATGAAATGTTTATCCATCTTCGTTGCAGTCCATGTTTCCATTCACCTTAGCAGCCTGGAAACAGAACTCTTCTTTCCTAGATCCTTATGAAACCAGTTCTCGTTATGGTGATCTAAATGCATTCAAGAGCATAGTTTGTCTTCAGTTGTCTGGTCGATTAACTTGCTCTTTCTCAGTTATCAAGACATTCACTTCTAAATTTGTACGGTATCTGATTGCATAATTCATCTACTGATCAACTTCGTGCAAATATAACACTCGCTAGACTGCATCGACATTCCTCGTTATATCTTGACCTGTCTGTATTGACTCTTTCTTTGTTACTGCTATAACTGGAAAGTTTCATGTTTGTATCTTTACCAAAGTTCATCAATACAATTTTTACAGTTGGACGAGGCACGTGGCGAAGACAAACAAGCTCCTCAAACTGCTACATCGACTTCATCCCTCAGTAACGATCATTCAGTAACCGCTACTGGAGATCTCCTCGTTCAAACCTCCAAAGAAGAACCGAATCCTTCAAAGAAAAACACGGATCAGATCTTGCAGCCGCAAGCAACTAACAGAAGTAATTCCACTTCTGGGAAGCCATCCAAATTCGAGGAAACTGCTGCAGAAGCAGAACTCGACGAGCTTCTGAATTCATTCAGTGATACTGCAGTTCCCAGGGAACAAAGAATCCCGTTGTCTGGAGATGCTGTTGATATTCTTCGGGAGGAAACATCGTGGATCGTATCATCAAATGCAAACATTGAATCTGTGTCATCAAGTAAGAATCCAATTTCTAAATCTGGAATTGTGGATGATTTTGGTTCATGGTTAGATACAATTTAAATTTACTTAAATTGCAATCAAGTAGGGCTGTCTTTGTTGTAACGATAAAGTCATAAAACTGTGCTACCACATTATGACTCGTCACACAAGGTTAttttagtagtaattttttgtaaaaatagtaaatTATAGGAGTATTTAGTATCGATAAAGAAAAGCCACAAGAATAAAGATATAGAGATGAAAATCAGATATTTAATGCAGACACATACACTTATTTTGATCGATGAAGACATGTACACGTGAAAAGTCTggaattctattttatttaattgaatattcaaaaaatatagtattagaGTATagttttttcaagaaataaaacacTGTCCAAAACGCTACAAAAGGACAATGACAcaagaaaacagaaataaaatgCAACAAAATGcttcctccgtccctgaaaatttatcacttatttccattttcgttctTCTCTAaaattgtcacatttcacttttatcatttttgctagtggatctcacattccactaactcatttttattcacattttattataaaactaatatataaaagtaggatccacatgccattaactttttcaactcactttctattacatttcttaaaatctgtgccgtgtcaaatggtgacaaattataagCTATAATAAATTACCCATCAGTCAAACGaactaaaagaaagaaaatggcACAAAGATTGAACACATAAACAGGTAACTAGCGCAGGGTATTCGGTCGGTTCGGTTCTAACCGAACCGAATACCCGGTTAACCGAAATCAAAAGGAACCGAAATTGAAgcaccgaaccgaaaccgaatttgcctcggttcggttcggttcctaACCGAACTAGGTCGGTTCGGTCCCGGTTAACCGAACTGGAACCGAAATTCAAAAAAAGGTGATATTTGTCGACCAGaaacataaaaacaaacaaaattacTCCATAAAAAAGGAATTAGCAGATGATACGTGCCCGCAGTTATTGGCGGATAAGATCCGTTGGTAAATTGTGCTGATTGTAAACACCAGAGTCCAGAAATGCACCGACTACTTTTTCCCATTTCCGCTGGTAAATCAACATTAGCAACAAAAATAGTTAAGCTATACAATGAGTAAAAGGAAAAACCTTTCTGCTTAACTCTACGTTCATCAAAACTTCTTTGTGTCACCATTTTCCagatgattttttatttttattctgctGAGGTAGGACCAAAACAGCAAATCTAGTTAGATGCTTGTTGTAATAGTTTCTCCATTTCTTTTCTCAGTTTCTGGTTTGAAAGAATGAAATCTAAgttatgatattttttaataataaataaaagaataatcaTAATAGCTTTAAAGGAGTAATTCGGTTCAAATCGGTTAGAACCGATTGGAACCGACCCGAACCGATAACCGAGTAGACGCCTTAATTTTGGAACCGAACTGAACCGATAACCGAATTTGtcggttatcggttaaccgagaaGTGTGTTATTCGGTTCGGTCATCGGTTAACCGACTAACCGATGACCGAATTACCTGCCCTACAGGTAACATATGAATAATAGGGTAATCACGAaagcaagaaacagaaaatCGACAAAGATAAACAAGAACTAAATCAGTGACCTCGACtacattaaatttttaaaaatataattaaatgcgTAATATATCTCGCAGCTACTAGCAAAATAAATGGGTATTACTGAGatttaaatacattaattttcaGTTATGATAGGGGCACTTTACTACTTAAATCACCATGtgacattttaattttaattttttatagacGAAGAAATACATAAGACATTTAATGCAATAGGGAAGTTGCATAAACATTTAATCACCCAAATATAGGACCACACTATCATATTTCCTCTGTGAAACGCATTTAACTTTACAAACCTACaattgatatgaaattgctGATCACTGTAAAtgttagtagtactatttattcAGCACaaagtttttttattaatattgatAATAATATATCATAATAATTTAAACCATTTATTCAGCATATTTTTAATATGTAAAATAGTTAAAACGTCACGGTTGATTTGGGTTTAACTATTTCAAGATTAGTCAAATAAATAAGAGGGAAAAATGAATAGTAATCTatcattaggccatccacagtTGGGTAGACGATAGCACGCCAGATGCATCgggcgctatcgtccgccactg
This window contains:
- the LOC121757269 gene encoding uncharacterized protein LOC121757269 isoform X1, with the translated sequence MDAKALAKSKRAHSLHHKKKHHSQQGLKASSPSAGSDFKQASERPAKSEGQQAKERTSQFQSSREIPSNWNRYGDADFGLASENAREISSQLTEFVMPKSKGADYAHMISEAQLDYSSDLVPLFDDFIGDFMQDFGSMLAAKGQSMLSWIADDSFEFEGNASITPQAPFLSLNLDALAEQLAKQSCRRGYIYNQTFYPWICWTRHVAKTNKLLKLLHRLHPSVTIIQ
- the LOC121757269 gene encoding uncharacterized protein LOC121757269 isoform X2, which encodes MDAKALAKSKRAHSLHHKKKHHSQQGLKASSPSAGSDFKQASERPAKSEGQQAKERTSQFQSSREIPSNWNRYGDADFGLASENAREISSQLTEFVMPKSKDFMQDFGSMLAAKGQSMLSWIADDSFEFEGNASITPQAPFLSLNLDALAEQLAKQSCRRGYIYNQTFYPWICWTRHVAKTNKLLKLLHRLHPSVTIIQ